In one Leptogranulimonas caecicola genomic region, the following are encoded:
- the rpsD gene encoding 30S ribosomal protein S4 codes for MAVDRTPVLKRCRALDIDPIVMGINKKSNRQPKRQRRQESEYGRQLREKQKAKFIYGVLENQFHGYYEQALKVEGITGDNLMSILETRLDNVVFRLGFARTRKEARQTVRHGHIQVNGKRVDIPSYRVKAGDVVSVAPKYSDLLPIKEAIIASEHMAVPAWLEVDIEKLSGKVLQIPSRDQIDLDINAQLIVELYSK; via the coding sequence ATGGCAGTTGATAGGACTCCTGTCCTGAAGCGCTGCAGGGCTTTGGACATCGACCCCATCGTGATGGGCATTAACAAAAAGTCCAACCGTCAGCCCAAGCGCCAGCGTCGGCAGGAGAGCGAATATGGTCGTCAGCTTCGCGAGAAGCAGAAGGCCAAGTTCATCTATGGCGTGCTCGAGAACCAGTTCCATGGCTACTATGAGCAGGCTCTTAAGGTCGAGGGCATCACCGGCGACAACCTCATGAGCATTCTTGAGACTCGCCTGGACAATGTGGTGTTCCGCCTTGGCTTTGCCCGCACCCGTAAAGAGGCTCGCCAGACCGTGCGTCACGGCCACATTCAGGTCAATGGCAAGCGCGTGGACATTCCCTCTTACCGCGTAAAGGCCGGCGACGTGGTTTCTGTCGCCCCCAAGTACTCTGACCTGCTCCCCATCAAGGAGGCCATCATCGCTTCTGAGCACATGGCCGTTCCTGCATGGCTTGAGGTCGACATCGAGAAGCTCTCGGGCAAGGTGCTGCAGATCCCTTCCCGCGATCAGATCGATCTCGACATCAACGCCCAGCTCATCGTCGAGCTCTACTCCAAGTAA
- a CDS encoding DNA-directed RNA polymerase subunit alpha, with protein sequence MSEFIRPQVSVEEVKTNVARVTVEPLEGGFGDTLGNSIRRVLLSSLEGAAVRAIRIDGVQHEFSTVEGVYEDVTDIVLNVKKLVFQRTGSAEEAEAEVNIEGPATVSGADFLVPAGFELVNPELVICHLGEGAHLKMTLYLGCGRGYVSGENNEGDNDAIGIIHVDSLYSLVRRCAKTVEPCRVGQHTDFDRLVLEVETNGAKDPREAVVEAANIINQHMSAFMTLNEEGDHEEEVSIFVSNEEDDNSELDKPIEGLDLSVRSYNCLKRAGIHTVRQLVDYSENDLLNIRNFGVKSIEEVKDKLESMGLGLKA encoded by the coding sequence ATGTCCGAATTCATCCGACCGCAGGTGTCGGTAGAAGAGGTCAAGACCAACGTCGCCCGCGTGACCGTCGAGCCCCTGGAAGGCGGCTTTGGCGACACCCTCGGCAACTCCATTCGCCGCGTGCTCTTGTCTAGCCTGGAGGGCGCAGCTGTTCGTGCTATTCGTATCGACGGCGTGCAGCATGAGTTCTCTACGGTAGAGGGCGTCTATGAGGACGTCACCGATATCGTCCTCAATGTGAAGAAACTCGTCTTCCAGCGCACCGGCTCTGCCGAGGAAGCTGAGGCTGAGGTCAACATCGAGGGTCCCGCCACTGTCTCTGGTGCGGATTTCTTGGTGCCTGCAGGTTTTGAGCTGGTCAATCCCGAGCTCGTCATCTGCCACCTGGGTGAGGGCGCTCATCTCAAGATGACCCTCTATCTGGGCTGTGGCCGTGGCTATGTCTCTGGTGAGAACAACGAGGGCGACAACGATGCCATCGGCATCATCCACGTTGATTCCCTCTACTCTCTTGTGCGTCGCTGTGCCAAGACCGTCGAGCCTTGTCGCGTGGGTCAGCATACTGACTTCGATCGCCTGGTGCTCGAGGTGGAGACCAATGGCGCCAAGGATCCTCGTGAGGCTGTGGTCGAGGCCGCCAACATCATCAATCAGCACATGAGCGCATTCATGACGCTGAACGAGGAAGGCGACCACGAGGAAGAAGTGTCCATCTTCGTGAGCAACGAGGAGGACGACAACTCTGAGCTCGACAAGCCTATCGAGGGCCTCGACCTCAGCGTGCGTTCCTACAATTGCCTCAAGCGCGCCGGTATCCACACCGTGCGCCAGCTGGTGGACTACTCGGAGAATGACCTCCTCAACATCCGCAACTTCGGCGTGAAGTCCATCGAGGAAGTCAAGGATAAGCTCGAGTCTATGGGCCTGGGCCTCAAGGCTTAA
- the rplQ gene encoding 50S ribosomal protein L17 — protein sequence MRHQKKHGMKLGTDASHTKAMKKSLVGALLANDRIKTTLPRAKAIRGDVDRIITWAKKGDLHSRRLAIAKVGDPQLVREIFEKVEQGMWADRNGGYTRIMKLGPRKGDNAEMALIELVTEPVQAKVKAAPTKVEKVEPVKADEPETTEAEEAPAKDEAPAEEAPAEVDAE from the coding sequence ATGAGGCACCAGAAGAAGCATGGTATGAAGCTCGGCACCGATGCCAGCCATACCAAAGCCATGAAGAAGAGCCTGGTCGGCGCTCTGCTTGCAAACGACCGCATCAAAACCACCCTGCCGCGCGCCAAGGCCATCCGCGGCGACGTGGATCGCATCATCACTTGGGCAAAGAAGGGCGACTTGCATTCTCGTCGCCTGGCCATCGCCAAGGTGGGCGACCCCCAGCTCGTTCGCGAGATCTTCGAGAAGGTCGAGCAGGGCATGTGGGCTGACCGCAACGGTGGCTACACCCGCATCATGAAGCTCGGTCCCCGCAAGGGCGACAACGCTGAGATGGCGCTCATCGAGCTCGTGACTGAGCCTGTGCAGGCCAAGGTCAAGGCAGCCCCCACCAAGGTGGAGAAGGTCGAGCCTGTCAAGGCCGACGAGCCCGAGACCACTGAGGCTGAGGAGGCACCTGCCAAGGACGAGGCTCCCGCTGAGGAGGCTCCTGCCGAGGTAGACGCTGAGTAG